The DNA segment tgtgtgtgtgcttgtgtgtgtgtgtgtgtgtgtgtgtgtgtgtgtgtgtgtgtgcaaatgcaggAGACCCAAAGAGGTCTCTAGGTGACCCAAATAGCACAGCTGAAAGGCCTGGGTAGCGACTGTGTGTACTGGTCTATTTCAAAGCAGAACATATGCTCTGTCCCAAGGATCCCATGGGCGGTCTGTAGACCTTCCCCATCCCAAGCACGTCTGGTACTGATCCTggtaaagccaggcatggtgaagCCTAGCACTCAGATTCAAGTCAAAatattgctgtgagtttgagactagcctatATGatgacatagtgagttctaggccagcccatGCTACTGAGTGAAActttatctcaaaacaaagaaaacaacagagccgatgggatggctcagtgagatTGTTCAGGAGTTAAGAGAgagctcttggggttggggatttagctcagtggtagagcgcttgcctaggaagcgcaaggccctgggttcggtccccagctccgaaaaaaagaaccaaaaaaaaaaaaaaaaaaaaaaaaaaagagagagagagagagagctcttgctgctcttgcagacgacacaggttcaattcccagcactcgtgtggcagctcacaatcatctgtaactccagttccaaggagaTAGGACTTTGTCTAGTGGGTAccacatgtacatggtacacagatacacgtgcagacaaaacatccacacacacagaatagaatagaacttaaaccaaaacaacagcaacaaagactGAAAGGGCAAAAaggctgtagctcagtggcagagggcTTTCTTACCTAGAATGCACAAAACCCTAGATCCAGTCCCCAGAACTGTAAAaccataaataaatttaaaaaaaatacatgtactCTGAGCTGGAGAAATAGTTCAGCAACCAGGAGCACTAGGCACTTTTAGAGGATCCAGGtccattctcagcaccacatgatggctcacaaccatttctaactccagttcaagTGCCTGCAAAGCACtgggtacacatgcatgcacacatgcaggcaaaacacccatgtacacaaaattaaatacatcgaggaggtggggggagagtgtttctttgtgttgccctggataccctggaacttgctctgtaaatcaggctggcctcgaactcacagacagccacctctctgcctctgccaccaccCAGGTCAATCTAAAATCCTTTTCAGTGTACTCACACAAACAGCCAGTCCTGCAATCCCCTCTGATCACAAAGGTAGCCCCAAGGGTCACAGCAGTGTGATGACCGGATACAATCTTCCAGAGTGTTGGGGCCAGGGAAGATCATAACTAGGGCCATGGACCTGGAGCCCCCAATTTGCACCGTGCAGCTATGGGGCCTGAGGACTGTCACCCCCTGTGTACCCGGCCCTTTGGGACTAATCACGATAATCTCCCCATGTGTCCTAGCGTGGTGACAAGGATTGAATTGGGCAGTTTATAAACAGTGCCATCCATAGGCTCGGTGTAGAACAGGTACTTCTGAAGTGTGCTTAGGATAGCCTGAACCCAACCCCATAAGAGCTGTGTTCTcttcacagtttcagagattccaACAGGTGACCTTAACACACCTGCAGGACATTGCCAGCAACTACAATGTGTACTACAATATGGACGCCCGCTTCCAGGGCCTGGTGGAACAGAGCCAAGCCATAGCTCTAGCGATGAATCAGTCTCAAGCTGCCATACAAGGAGATGTGGCCCAACTAAAGACCTGGTTTAGGAAGAGTCAGCGAAGGAGCCGGAAGATGGATGCTCGGCTCCAAGCCTTGGACCTCTCCCTGAACACAAAGAACAGGCagtgggtggaggaggagaaggagcaaaaGGCACAGAGGGAGGCTACTGCAAGCCTGGCCGTAAGCTTTAGGGCACTACAGGATGCGCTGGCCAGCCTCACACAGCAAGTCCATAGCCAGGATGCCAGGCTCGCTGTTCTTGAGGGACAGATACAGAGGTCCTCCCCTAGTACTGTGGCCCTGGGGCTGACCAcagcccccagccccacccagctTGCTCATCGAGGCCCTGGTTCCTTGCAACTGTGGAGGAAGAGCCAGGCATCCAAGTCTTCATCCCAACACAGGAGTTCCTCCCAAGACTTCACTGTCCACGTCCAGGAGATGCAGAAGTCCCAAGCCCCAAGCAACCATCAAGCAGCCTCACTGAGGACCTACCAAGGACCAGGAAACAGTAAGTGACACAAACCTGTCACCTCCCTATCAAGTTCCAGGTTTCCCTAACAATGCCTGAAGCTATCATGCCATGCCTGACACCTGTCACCCCAAAGAGCTCTTTCCCCCAAGGGCTACATACCCAACACGGTAAGAGAGAATGGCCTCTAGCAGGTCAGGCTGCATGACAGAAGGGCCCCCAGTGAAGTGGTTGACTCAGGAGCCTCAGAATGAGAGACTGTGAGAGACAATGACTCTCACTTCATACTAACAATACTGAGACTTGACTTGGGGTAGCCAAAGAGAAATAGTTGAGTTTGTGTTTGTGCAGGAGCCTAACGCCAGCCTAGAACAAGGACAGAAATGGTCGGAGCACTGTTTGACACAAAACAGCGACTTCCACAGTCCTAACCACATTTCCCTGTCTCCTGAATTCTCCTTGGCTGAGTTCTTCAGTTTCTCCTTATCTAGCATagtccccacccccaaatccTCCTGGGGCTTGAGATGCACTGCTCTTTCCTGATCCTGGACTCAGTCACAGAGTTGATATTTcagtttaaaataaattaaaaagtgcTCAGACAGGCAGGTCCCAGCTGCTACGTAGGGAAGAGAGGGGCCAAGTGCTGTCTGCTCATCTGAGATCCACCAATAAGTACTGAAGACACCTCAGACTAAAAAACGGGCCCTAAGGATTTATTTCCTATAGAATAATCCTAGATTATCTGGCTGATAATAGTCACCAGAGGttagagaggaaggcaggaaagtCAGACCTTGAGGACACCtgaggacagaggcagagaataAGAGGGTATACTGTGGAACTAGAGTGTAGCCACGAGCCAAGGCCTTCAGGACTACCACAACCAAACACAACTAGGCTTCTCTGAGCCTCTGGAGGAAACTGGGTCTTGAACCCTGGGAGACCAGGTACAGGTTTATGACCTCCAAAAGAGAGCTGGTTTAAGTCAATAAACATGTATCAAAGTTACAGCAGTCACAGAGCTTAGACAGAGGCTTCCCTGGTCTGAAGGCGcttcagagacagatggacagggaGGATTCAGCCACTCTCTGAGAGTTATCCTCAGTCCTTACCTGTGCAGCGGAAGTGTTCAGATCGTGAGCTCAGAAAGGATGAAGCAAGCACCATGAAGACCCTGGGGTCATGATGTGGCTCTCCCTGGGGGTCAAAGGGCAGGCCTGCAGCAGGGTGCTTCCGAACTGTTTCATGCTCAGGGCTGACTCTCTTCCCTCTGTTTCCAGTTTGCGGCACGGGCCCAGTGCTGATTTTCCCCAATACCTCCACTGAAAATGTGATCTTTCTCAGCCCTGGCCTCCTCGTGCCCCTACGAGCTCTGACCTTCTGCAGTTGGGTCCGCATGGCCACCAGCTACCTGGGCACCCTCCTTTCCTATGCCACCGACGACAATGACAACAAGTTAGTGCTGCATGGCCGAGACTCCCTGGTCCCCGGCTCCATTCACTTTGTGATCGGAGACCCGATCTTCAGGGAATTGTCCCTGCAACCGCTCCTGGATGGTCAGTGGCACCACATTTGTATCATCTGGACATCCGTGGAGGGCAAGTACTGGCTCCATGTAGACAGAAGGATAGTAGCCACCGGCTCCCGCTTCAGAGAGGGCTATGAGATCCCTCCTGGAGGGTCGCTTGTGCTGGGCCAGGAACAAGACACTGTGGGGGGTGAGTTTGACAGCTCTGAGGCCTTCGTAGGGAGCATATCTGGCTTGGCCATCTGGGACCGGGCACTGCTCCCTGGAGAAGTTGCCAACCTGGCCTCTGGGAAAGAGCTCCCGACAGGTGCCCTTCTGACGCTAACCAATGTCACATCCGTAGGTGGATTTGTGCAGAGAGTCAAATGTACATGCCTGGAACAGTGTCCGTAAGGCCGTCACACAGAGACTGCATCACAGTCAATGCCATCAAGAAGAGTAAGCCTCATACCAGAACACTCCCCTGCCGTGACTGCTGAGCTATGTGCGCCTGTGCTCTAATGTAGGAGCTTCCCACATGGAGACGCAGATTAGACAGAAAATGtgcaaggggaggaaaggggggtCCAAGAAGGCAACTTCCCATTGCTGTGGCATTCTTTGGTTTGCAGTTTTGATTGGTTGTTGTTTTCTGAACTAGGGTCTCATCCTGTGGGCCTTAttggcttagaactcactctgcatCCCCAGACTGGCTCCAAACCCATAGCAATCTGCCACCAGGGTGCTGAGATTCCAGATGTGAGTCACCGCTCCCccactcctttctctctttttcttttttctttttttctttttctttcttttttctttttttcggagctggggaccgaacccagggccttctgcttgctaggcaagcgctctaccactgagctaaatccccaaccccttctctctttttcttttgacagATTCTCACTATATAGGCCAGCTTAGCTTGCATTCATGACCCTCCACCCTCTCAAGTGCTAAGACACTGGCCTTCACGGTGATATTTTTACAGGCTGCACCTTCAAAGCCATTCTTGTTTCCTGTGTGGTCTTTTACCCCAGCTGAGTTGGCAGACAGGAACATTGGGGCTGGGTGGACTTCCTTCTAAAGCACCTTTGTAGCCACGAAATGCTGTCAGACAGATGATAGAACCTGGGGACTCCCTTGAAGTTATAAGAAGTACTTTTACCATAGTTGTCTCTTCTcatagcgctctaccactgagctaaatccaaaaAAAGGGATTGGGGACTGAGCTAAATCCAAAaaaagggattggggatttagctcagtggtagagcgcttgcctaggaagcgcaaggccctgggttcggtccccagctccgaaaaaaagaaccaaaaaaaaaatcttaaaaaaaaagacaaactagCAATGCTTTAAAACTTAATTTGCCAGGCATTATTTTCACATTATAATATGTGCCCCTTTAAGAGTTtctttttggggctggggatttagctcagtggtagagcgcttacctaggaagcgcaaggccctgggttcggtccccagctccaaaaaaaaaaaaaaaaaaagagtttctttttaaagattataataaAAGTGCTGAGTTGTGCGCCCATCACAATCtagttttatttagttttcttttaaaatattcttttggtttttggaggcagggtttctctatgtagccctagctgtcttagaactcactctgtagaccagactggccttgaactcagaactccacctacctctgcctcctgagtgctgggattaaagacatgtgccaccccTGCCCAGATCAcctgactttttttaaaatgtgggtttGGGAAATCAaactagggagacagaggtgggtggatctctgtgagtttgagcccagcctggtctacatagtgaatttcaggatagccagggctacttagagagagagaggccttgtctaaaaaaatgaaaaagaaagaaaaaagagaaagagagaaaccgGAATGAGAAGAGTtctgaaaagaaggaaaagccatcGAATCCCTTTGTCTGTTGGGTTGTACAGGGCTGTGACTGAGGTAAGCTAATGAGCCTGGTCAGCGGTTCCCCAGATGCTAACGGCTGAGCTACTTATCAGGCTGGCATGGTCTTGGTCAGTCCCCTGGCCCAAGGATGCCTGTGTgctgtgcatgcagtgcctatcAGGTTGGTTGCGTTGAAATtccctgcctttgtccatttCTGCCTCCAGCTTCTTGAGTTGTTAGCTTTGACTGTTACTCACTTGGCCAGCTTGCTATCTGACCTTGCAGGTGTCCAAAAGCACTGTTAATGACACAGAGCTCTTAGTTCTCAAGCAACAGCTGCTAATTAATCTTTGTTAACTTTTCATCTAGGGCATGGCCTGGGGTTTCTTCCCTAT comes from the Rattus norvegicus strain BN/NHsdMcwi chromosome 10, GRCr8, whole genome shotgun sequence genome and includes:
- the Ptx4 gene encoding pentraxin-4 yields the protein MRQTQGTKGQTSAPASVCPSMEFLKKNTLPFLLVFVSMYIHGTPSQGADPARQRKPFFERLRRLEEQFQRFQQVTLTHLQDIASNYNVYYNMDARFQGLVEQSQAIALAMNQSQAAIQGDVAQLKTWFRKSQRRSRKMDARLQALDLSLNTKNRQWVEEEKEQKAQREATASLAVSFRALQDALASLTQQVHSQDARLAVLEGQIQRSSPSTVALGLTTAPSPTQLAHRGPGSLQLWRKSQASKSSSQHRSSSQDFTVHVQEMQKSQAPSNHQAASLRTYQGPGNICGTGPVLIFPNTSTENVIFLSPGLLVPLRALTFCSWVRMATSYLGTLLSYATDDNDNKLVLHGRDSLVPGSIHFVIGDPIFRELSLQPLLDGQWHHICIIWTSVEGKYWLHVDRRIVATGSRFREGYEIPPGGSLVLGQEQDTVGGEFDSSEAFVGSISGLAIWDRALLPGEVANLASGKELPTGALLTLTNVTSVGGFVQRVKCTCLEQCP